The genomic DNA ACCTATTGCATGTGATGCGGGCTCAGGTTGGTGAAGAAGTGGAGTTATTCGACGGAGCTGGGGGAGTTGCACCGGCGAAGATAACGAATCTGAAAAGAAAAACGGTGGGGCTCGAAATTGATCTTTCTCGCAAAGAAGTTACTGAGGAAGCTGACTTCAAAATTAGATTGGCGACTGCTGTTCCTAAAGGAGAACGCTTTCGCTGGCTGGTCGAGAAAGCGACCGAGTTGGGCGTTGCGGAATTGATTCCCCTGAATATGGAACGCTCATCAGTGACTCCCAGGGAATCGAAAATTGAAAAACACCGACAATATATTGTCGAAGCCTGTAAACAATCCGGGCGTAATCATTTGATGGTTTTGCAGGAGATGCAATCGTTTACTGATTTTTGCAAGTTGACCTCAGAAGAGAATACGAAGTGTCTCCTGGGGGATTTAAACAACGAGTTTGAATCCCTTCAAGAACTGCAATCCTGGGTAAAGTCAACGACATCATTAACGATCGTTATCGGACCAGAGGGGGGATTAAGCGACCAGGAATTTGAAATGACATCTGAATACGGAATGAAACGCTGGCAAGTCGGCAGGCATATTCTCAGAACGGAAACCGCTGGGCTGGCGATGGCAACATTGGCGAACTTGCTCAGTCATTAAAAAAACGCGATGATCCGAAAATCATCGCGTTCTTATTATCTAATTAACAGTCGGGGTGAATTACTCACCAGCTGGCAGTTTGCATTCTCCGAGAAGATCGCCGTAAGTTTTACCGGCAACGCCACTCTCTTTGGCTTCGGTATCTTTCAGGGCTTTCTTAATCTGCTCAGCATCTTTGCTGTTCTTTGCATTCAAAGTCATGCCATAGGCTTTGCCGTAAGCATTCTTGTTTTTTTTACTTTTGCCTTCATGGCAAACATTACATTTTGCTTCAGCTGCTCCGGTTACGTCCGGATACATTTTCTTAAATTCTGAGAAGTACTTAGGACGTGCATCGGCACTCGACATGGCGAAGCCGGCAAAAAGCACGGCACAGCTCAGGCTCAATAACGCTGTTTTCATTAATCATCTCCCAAATTTCAATGTTTTTCTCGACGGAAAGTGTGTACTCGATGAGTACAGATTCACTCAGGATGCAAATTCCGAACGCGTCGAATTCGTATTCATTTAAGGGTACGAATGCCTTGGAGTCAACCGAACACACGAAAGACCATCCACAATTTGTGAACAATTTTCAACAGATGGTTGCTCCAGTTACGAAATTCTGCAGAATTTATAGATTACGCATTTTGTATGCCAAATCAAATGCGAATCTTGAGGATTTCTGGCTGAGCCATCAAGTGGCTACTCGAAGATCGTTCCAATCCGAAAAATCAGCCTATTCTTCGTACACTACCGCAATTAGTAAATGTAGCAATCCGCGAAGTCTCAGATCATCTGTTGACGAGGGTCCTGTTGGTAAAAGCCCATCATTTCCTGAAATAACTCCGGGCATTCACTGGAGAGACGATTGGCATCTTCGAAAAAACTTTCTGTAGCCACAGCAAAGAATTCGGCTCGGTTTGTGGCGCCGTAACAATCGAGGACCGATCGCTTGCCGCGATGTTGGCAGATCTGGCAAAGCTTTTCGTATTCCCGTTTCATCACATCCAGCCAGCGTGTGGCCTGCTCGGCCGATTCAATCGGAGGAACGCCATCCGCAGCCGGACCATTCCGATAATCCAGCTGATGAGCAAACTCATGAGCGATCACATTGCGGGGATTTCCTCGGTGCAGGATCTGAGATTCAATATCCGACCAGGCGAGAATCACAGGCCCATGATACCACGATTCTCCCAGCCGAGCTGATTTGCCTTCGACGATAATTCCCCCGCCAATGTTTTCTTTCGCCTGAGCTTTGTACGTTGAAGGGTAGACAAGAATTGTTTGGACATCGTCAAAATAATCCTCTTCAAATCCGAGTGTGATCTTTAAAGCATGGGCAGCGATTGTTACTCGATGTTCATCGCTCAACTCAAGCCCGCCGCAGCCTTCCCAGTATTTGTCTCTGACAAAAGCAGCAATTCCCAGATCGAGACGCTTTTGAGTTGCGGGATCAAGTTGAGTGCGGAACGCAGCATTCCGTGCAAGAATCTTCTGCCACTCTTTCGGTAATGGATAAGATTGTTCTGAAGAAAAGTATTTACTCAACCACTTAATCATAGTAATGAAATCCAACTGTTCGTTGTTGAAGCGAACTCTACAAGAGGAGAATATTCTTGAATCCAAATTAACCTGAATAAAAAAAAGGAATCAAGATAGACTTATTACCAAGAGAAGGATTACTGGGAGAAAGAAAACTCTTGTCTATGCTATGATGTGTCAGCAATTCTATGAGTCAAGGATCTGTATCGATTTCGATTGCCATCTGAAATGAAATTGTCTGCAATTTCCTGATTACATTTCCAAATTTGCTGAATCCGGAGGATTAACATTGGAATATTCTGCCAGTATTGAAATTGACCGTCCCATTAAAGAAGTATTTGAACTGACCAATGAGCATGTTCCTGAATGGAGCAAGATTGTGGTTGAAGAACAACTCATTCACAATACTCCAGAAGTTGTGGGAACATCATTTCGCTCTGTGACTGAAAGTAATGGCAATCGAATGATTTTTGAGGGAACTGTTACCAATTACGAACCGCCTCACTTGAATGCTGTTCATTTAATCGGGGAAACCTTTGATATTGAAACCGCATTCACCTTTGAAGATCTTGGTGGTCGCACAAGAGTGACTCAATATTCGAGTGTTCAAGGCAAAGGCTTCTTTCGCCTTCTTTTTAAGTTGCTTGGGAAATTCATGTACAAATCCGGCTGCAAAGCCAGTCTCAAAGAACTCGAAAATCTAAAGCAGTTTTGTGAAACTTACGTTGCTCAGCCGAACTCTAATTAAAAAATCTGAATTAGCACTAACGAAAGTTTAAAACTCATCATGACGCGCTGGCCTGGTATTTCTCAATTTGGTTTGTCCGACAATGTTGCCCTGATTACCGGTGGTTCGAAAGGGTTAGGCGAAGCGATGGCGGCCGGGTTGGCTTCAGCCGGGGCGAATGTTTTTCTTGTCAGCCGACATTTATCGGAAGCTCAAGCGGCTGCGGAAAAAATCATGGAGGAATATTCCGTCAAAGCTGTCGGCTATGCCGCAGATGTTTCTCAAGAAAATGAAGTGCAGGCGATGGTCGAGGCCTGCCGATCAGAATTTGGGAAAATCGATATCCTCATCAACAATGCGGGCATCAATATCCGGGGGCCGATAGAAGAGTTGAGCCTGGAAGATTTCCGTAAAGTTCAAAGCATCAATGTCGATGCCCTCTGGCTCTGTGCCAAGTACGTCATTCCGATAATGAAGGAACGGAACTACGGTCGCATCATTAATATGGCCAGCACACTTGGCTTAGTCGGCCTGGCCAATCGCACTCCTTACGCGACCAGCAAAGGAGCTGTCGTACAGATGACGCGGGCTCTTGGACTGGAACTGGCAGCCGATAAAATCACCGTCAATGCCATCTGCCCAGGCCCGTTTCTCACACCGATGAACATTCCGATTGCTGAAACCGAAGAAGCCAAAACATTTATTGTGGGAGCAACGGCTCTGGAGCGTTGGGGCGATCTCAAAGAGATTCAGGGAGCAGCCATCTTTTTAGCGAGCCCGGCATCGAGCTATATGACCGGCAGTATGTTAACGGTTGATGGTGGTTGGACTGCTCGCTGAGACTTTGATAAACGCAAAACAACTTGGAGTCTTTGCACGACTATTCACATCAGTTAATCTGGTTTTCTTCACTAACAGGGGTCATCTTCACATCCAAACCGATGGTTGAAGTTTCAATCAACCATTCATCGGCGTTCCACTCCGTGATAATCCGTTTGGCTTCGAGCCGATCGAGAGTTTGTCCCAGATAGACGGGAACTTTATCCTCATATTCCTGCAAAAGATTCAGCTTACGACCCATCAAATCGAAGATACCGCTGATCATTCCGCCTTTATTTTCTTTGATCAGTTTCTTTCCTTCTGGCGAGGCAGCATCCGGGCCTTTGAGTGTGAGTTGAAAGGATTTATTCAGCTTACCGACTTGAGCAAAGAAGCCATCGCCCAACCCGATGTAATCCTGATGCAGTATCTGCACCGACCCTTTTCGAACTCGTGCGCCTTTGTAGACGTTATCGAGTTCCGTCTCCAGAAAATCGGTCAGCAGGGCCAGATTAATTGCTTTGGACATATTCCGCATTGCGAGCGTAACGCCAACTTTCGAGGGAGAAACCGGCAGCATCATATCGGTAATCTGACCGGCACGACGAGCAGTAACTTCACCACCACTCCCCGGCCCCGGCGTGACTCCCAATGTCAAATCGCCGCTGTCACTCACATTGGGCAATGTCATACGATTTCCCGCTGTTGACATAAACGACATCCTTAAAATGGATTTTAACAGGTGAAACGAAAAGCTTCTTTTCAATTCTTAACGTCTGTGGGATTCGAAATCCCCTGAAATGCTACTCCCCCCGGAATGCTACCCAAGTTCACGAATGCCTACACGCACTTACCGTTGTCCTGCTGGTTAAACCGGGGCACTCAGGGGGCCAGGTGAATATCCCTCCTGTGCGTGAATCGCCCGGAAAAGCGTATCAATCACGATTAAACTCTACTTGAGTTGAGCCTCAATCGCTTTGGCAGCCAGTTCTGCCAGCTTGCGGGAGCCTGCCTGAGTGAAGTGGACATTCTCGGGGCGCTGAACTTCTGCCATATGTTTCATCACATAGGTGTAATGATCGTCCGTCGGAATGTTGTGTTCTTTCATAATCTTCGCGGCTACGGCATTGTAAGGCAGTTCCTCACCGGCGACCCGGTAGGCAGAATTTTCCGGTACGGGTGTCGTGTTTCGCCAGATCAACGCCGCACCTGTTTTCTCCATCCGTTCGACTAACGCACGCAGATTTTTTTCGTAATCTGCAATCGGAACCTGATGCTGACCTTTTTGATCAGAGTTTTTCACACCCTCTTTGGTCATATAGACAATGTCGTGCAATCCCCAGTTGAAGTGGATGACATCCCAGTTGCCATCCCCGAGCCATTGATCGATGTTATCGATTCCGCGCGAAGTGGGGCCGCCATTGGTCGGAATCCGATGCACGTTGGCCTTGCCTTTAAGGATCTCCCGAAGTGCAGGGGTGTAGCCGATGGAAATGGAATCTCCCACAATCAAAACCCGAGGCAAAGCCGGATCGTCAGTCACTTCTGCAAAGGCGGGGTTCTGTCCCTTTTTTGTGGTGTAAGTTTGAGCGAAAAGAGGCGAACAAAGCATTCCGCCCATCAAGCAGGAGAGCATCATCAATCGAAGCATGAACTTGTCTTTCTGCGGTAAATTTTTGAAGAAGCACTCTATCACTGTGAGCAATTATTAGACAGTAGTAAGTCAGGCAATGCCTGATTTCGATAGAACAACTCAAATTTGGTGACAGAAGATACGAATAGTACCACCCGATGCATTCATTTTCTGTTTCAGCGGTTAGCCAACAGTCTAATAATCCGGCACGGTCATTTAAGTTGATCCATGGTTCGACTCTTACTTCTGACCCCGATTGAAAATCACATGGGTTCCTGATTTTCCTGCAACTGCAATATCCAGTTTGCCATCGCCATCGAGATCGGCGGTGCGAATCTGCAGGCCAATCCCGACGTTTCCGCTGATGTCGATATCGTGCCGAGTGAATTTTAATGCGATGGGATCCCATTCGTAATAATAAATTCCGGCTGGTTCGCGTCCGCCGGGATCGTTTCCGTTATGAGCACGAACACGTTTTCCGGTAATCAATTCGTCCTGACCATCGCCATCAAGGTCGGCAAAGTGCAGGGCATGAGCTTGAGAGAAGCTTTTGTCGATCTCATGTTCTTTCCACTGCAGGCTGCCGTTTTCATCAACTCCGGTCACTTCCCACCAGTAGATGCCGTAGTCGTGACCTTTGGCCCAGATGATATCGTTTCGACCATCGCCATTGAGATCCCGCACCAGGCAAGGCACGGCAGCGTGCCAGTCGAGCCAGTCGGCATGATATTTCCATTGCTGAGAATCGGCGTTCTCGGCTGGTTGTTCGTACCAGCCCTGACCGACGAGAATATCGGTGAGGCCATCGTTATTGATGTCGCCAATCGCCATGCCGTGACCGTTGGCCCGTTCGCCGATTAACCATTTGTCTAACGCAGGAACTTGTGTGGTAAGAGTTCCGGAAGCATTTGCTCCCGACTTACCTTTGCCTTCAACCTTTTGCTCGACTTCTTTCGTAGTCAGTTTCCAGACGCAGGTCGGATTCGTTTTATTCCAGCTGTTGACCAGAAACTCGGGGACATCATCGCCATCGATATCCAGAAACAGATTTCCCTCATTCTGACTGAGCTGGCTGTCGACCAGCACATGTTTTTTCCACATCTGCCCCAGTCGCAGGCCTTCTTCTTTGGGGTTCTCGTACCAGCAGATTTCCGTCTGCAGGAAGCCGCCGGAAATCAAATCGACCCAGCCATCCTTGTTCACGTCGTAAGCAAAATCGCCATTGCTCACAACATATCCGTTCCAGTCCTCAATCATTCGCAACGGATGCGGCACATATTCAGGCGCCCGAAACCAGTTGCGACCGGAAATGATATCGAGCTGACCATCGTTATCGACATCGGCCACATCGATTCCCTCATTGGCATCAACAGTCAACCGCTTGGCTTCGAACTTGAGTGGTTTGTCAGCAAATGTCTGTGTGGAAGCTGCCAATAGCATTCCAGAAGCCAGACAGATCATAGAGAATTTCATAGAGTTCATGTGGTTTTGTCCTCAACTGTAGGTCAGGCACTGCCTGACGAAATGGGCGTTCTTATTATTCAATTCGAATTGCTCAAGAATTATCAATCTCAACACTTCACATCAATAAACTATGTTACGTCGATGGCCTTTCCTGTGCCAGTCTGACCCAGAGAATTACTTCTGTAATAGAATTCCCCTTGCCGATTTGCCCCTGTTTCGATTATGACTTGCAGGCTGGAGGGGGAACTCCGCGAAATAATACCGATCAAATTCAGCGATCAGATCTCAGGGAGGGGATATGTGGTGCGATAACTGCCACGCCGAGGTGAATACCAGTCAAAGTCCAGTTTCCGGTCAGGAACAGTGCACCGAATGCGGCAACGAACTGGAAGCGGCGACGACACTGGGCAATCAATCGATTGCGCAAACCGCTCACGCTCTGCTCAAACGCTGGGAAGAAACCCGGTATGATCAGGAACCGACTGCTTCCAAAGAGGGTGATCAGACCAGCCAGCCGGCTCCACAACAACCTGTTGTACGTCGTGTTGAGCAGCCTCATGCTCCCGCCAAACCTGTTGTCTCAGCTTCTCGATCAGCGGAAGACTATCAGAATGACGAACAGGAATTCGAAGAGGAGCAACTTCAATCGCCTCCCCCGATGATTTCACGCCCGGCAACTCCACCGGCTCAACCAGTGGTGCAAAAGCAAAATCCGCAACAGGATTCGCTGCCACTGGAACGACAACGCCTGGCAAATCCCATCTCGTTTCCCAAGCGAGCTGCAAACATCGATATGAAGCCACTGCCCAAAACACAGACACCGCCGAAAGCACAGCCATCCAAAACCGTAACGAATTCCGCTGAAAAACCGCAGGCAGAGCGACGTTCGTTCGGAAAAACAGAACCAAAAGAGAAGTCTGAACCAACATTTTCAGCCGGAAAATCGGCCAGTAATGATGCAGCTGGGCTGATGGCAAAAGCTCGTCAGCCGGAATTGTCACCGCGTAATCCGAGCATCACTGCCCAGAAAAAACCAACTCTCGAACAATCCCTTTCCCGTCCTCAATCGGAACCGAGCATGACTCAAAAACCAACCGTCACATCTGTCGACAGCTCGGCTTATCGAGAACAGACTCCACAAACAGAGTCACGAGATGGTCAGGTCCGTTTCACGCCGCGAAGATCGGAAACGTTCGCCGACTTTGACCCTGAAACCGAATTCACCCCTGCAAAACGGGCTCGAAACTGGTCCGCCATCATCGGTCAGGCACTCGTCTTTTGCAGTTCACTCGGTATGACGGGGGGCATCGGTATTATCATTGCAACACGATTCGGAGCTGGGATTGATATCGCAGAATCAACTGGCTGGCTCACCTTTGCCGGTAGCCATCTCATCTTCGTACTCGGAATCTACACAAACCTGAGCAGCAGAATGGAGCAGGTGCTCAACGAAATGCATAGCCGTTCCGACGAACTGACCAGAATTCTTTCCTATCAGCAGACGGTGTCACAGAATCGTGCAATGCCGAGAGAGAACACACCTCAGAACAGAAAATCTGATTTTGCACGTGGGTCACTGGCTGAAGAACTGGCGAGTACTTTGCCCAGATAATTCTTGACTGCGACTTACTCCAAACTTCTTTGTGTCTGCCTCGTCTAGTACCTCGATTCATTTGATTTTGTCTGTTGATCAATTTTGAGTAATGAATTATTCCTCGCATGTCTGTTTTGATTCAGGGAGGAATCGCGATGAATAAGAAGTATGTGGTGCGGTTGGATTCGGCAGAGCGGGATTTACTGGAGGCCATCGTTCTCAAGGGGAAGGCGGCGGCTTACAAAATTAAGCATGCTCATATCCTGCTCAAGGTGGATGCCGAGGGACCTGGCTGGTCGGATGAGAAAACAGCCGAAGCATTCGGGTGTCATCTCAACACGGTCAAGAATGTCCGGCAGCGACTTGTGGAAGGAGGGCTGGAAACGGCCCTGGAGCGAAAGAAACAGGAGCGTCCCTCCCGTCAGCCCATTTTTGATGGCGAGAAAGAAGCTCGGTTGATCGCAACATCCTGTAGCCAGGCGCCGGAAGGCCGTGCGGCCTGGACGTTGGAGTTACTGGCCGATCGGATGGTCGAGTTGGAAATTGTGGAGAGCGTGTCACCGACAACAGTTGGTCGGACGCTGAAAAAAACGAGTTGCAGCCTCATCGCCGCAAATGCTGGGTGATTCCTGCCAAAGAGAATGGCGAGTTTGTTG from Rubinisphaera italica includes the following:
- a CDS encoding FG-GAP repeat domain-containing protein: MNSMKFSMICLASGMLLAASTQTFADKPLKFEAKRLTVDANEGIDVADVDNDGQLDIISGRNWFRAPEYVPHPLRMIEDWNGYVVSNGDFAYDVNKDGWVDLISGGFLQTEICWYENPKEEGLRLGQMWKKHVLVDSQLSQNEGNLFLDIDGDDVPEFLVNSWNKTNPTCVWKLTTKEVEQKVEGKGKSGANASGTLTTQVPALDKWLIGERANGHGMAIGDINNDGLTDILVGQGWYEQPAENADSQQWKYHADWLDWHAAVPCLVRDLNGDGRNDIIWAKGHDYGIYWWEVTGVDENGSLQWKEHEIDKSFSQAHALHFADLDGDGQDELITGKRVRAHNGNDPGGREPAGIYYYEWDPIALKFTRHDIDISGNVGIGLQIRTADLDGDGKLDIAVAGKSGTHVIFNRGQK
- a CDS encoding SDR family NAD(P)-dependent oxidoreductase; translated protein: MTRWPGISQFGLSDNVALITGGSKGLGEAMAAGLASAGANVFLVSRHLSEAQAAAEKIMEEYSVKAVGYAADVSQENEVQAMVEACRSEFGKIDILINNAGINIRGPIEELSLEDFRKVQSINVDALWLCAKYVIPIMKERNYGRIINMASTLGLVGLANRTPYATSKGAVVQMTRALGLELAADKITVNAICPGPFLTPMNIPIAETEEAKTFIVGATALERWGDLKEIQGAAIFLASPASSYMTGSMLTVDGGWTAR
- a CDS encoding SGNH/GDSL hydrolase family protein is translated as MLRLMMLSCLMGGMLCSPLFAQTYTTKKGQNPAFAEVTDDPALPRVLIVGDSISIGYTPALREILKGKANVHRIPTNGGPTSRGIDNIDQWLGDGNWDVIHFNWGLHDIVYMTKEGVKNSDQKGQHQVPIADYEKNLRALVERMEKTGAALIWRNTTPVPENSAYRVAGEELPYNAVAAKIMKEHNIPTDDHYTYVMKHMAEVQRPENVHFTQAGSRKLAELAAKAIEAQLK
- a CDS encoding 16S rRNA (uracil(1498)-N(3))-methyltransferase; amino-acid sequence: MSKRYYYPAPWLERDLELKDSEAHHLLHVMRAQVGEEVELFDGAGGVAPAKITNLKRKTVGLEIDLSRKEVTEEADFKIRLATAVPKGERFRWLVEKATELGVAELIPLNMERSSVTPRESKIEKHRQYIVEACKQSGRNHLMVLQEMQSFTDFCKLTSEENTKCLLGDLNNEFESLQELQSWVKSTTSLTIVIGPEGGLSDQEFEMTSEYGMKRWQVGRHILRTETAGLAMATLANLLSH
- a CDS encoding SRPBCC family protein, whose product is MEYSASIEIDRPIKEVFELTNEHVPEWSKIVVEEQLIHNTPEVVGTSFRSVTESNGNRMIFEGTVTNYEPPHLNAVHLIGETFDIETAFTFEDLGGRTRVTQYSSVQGKGFFRLLFKLLGKFMYKSGCKASLKELENLKQFCETYVAQPNSN
- a CDS encoding M90 family metallopeptidase → MIKWLSKYFSSEQSYPLPKEWQKILARNAAFRTQLDPATQKRLDLGIAAFVRDKYWEGCGGLELSDEHRVTIAAHALKITLGFEEDYFDDVQTILVYPSTYKAQAKENIGGGIIVEGKSARLGESWYHGPVILAWSDIESQILHRGNPRNVIAHEFAHQLDYRNGPAADGVPPIESAEQATRWLDVMKREYEKLCQICQHRGKRSVLDCYGATNRAEFFAVATESFFEDANRLSSECPELFQEMMGFYQQDPRQQMI